The Procambarus clarkii isolate CNS0578487 chromosome 15, FALCON_Pclarkii_2.0, whole genome shotgun sequence genomic interval TCCCACCGACTTTCCATTCTAGGGGACCCCATTTGTCGTGCCCAATAGCTGTTGCTTGTATTCTACTGCTATTCCCCGGTAATAGGCCTATACAAAAATTGTAGAGGCAAGTTACAGTATCTTGTATACAGGTTATTATACTTGATTACCATTGGCTCACCAGCGTGGTGCAGCTTGGCAAGTTTCGTTCACTGTCGTGTAACTTAGGTCACCATCTAACTTGTTTATACATTAGCAACTGTATACTAATGATTATTGTCCTTGACGAGATGGGATGAGAGGAAGTGTCAGCTGAGGAGACAGGCACTCGCGGTTTACTCATTTAGTAGTTTACTAAACTAGTAGTTAGGTTGTTTAGTAGTTTACTAAACTAGTAGTTCGGTTGTTTAGTAGTTTACTAAACTAGTAGTTCGGTTGTTTAGTAGTTTACTAAACTAGTAGTTCGGTTGTTTAGTAGTTTACTAAACTAGTAGTTCGGTTGTTTAGTAGTTTACTAAACTAGTAGTTCGGTTGTTTAGTAGTTTACTAAACTAGTAGTTCGGTTGTTTAGTAGTTTACTAAACTAGTAGTTCGGTTGTTTAGTAGTTTACTAAACTAGTAGTTCGGTTGTTTAGTAGTTTACTAAACTAGTAGTTAGGTTGTTTAGTAGTTTACTTGGTTGACAGTCTTATTTTGTTGGGCCTAACTTTGGCGATAGGGACTCTTATAAAATATAATGACATCAGGAATTTCTGAAATGAATATCATGTGTTATCCAAATCTTTCCAGTCCAACTTGGCATCAAATTTTGGACTGGTCGACGCCAAACATGGCAGGGATCAGGCCATAGATAACTAACCtgttcctcttacaaagaacgtcgcatttcgctcgtaggcgttacataaggccaaaaaatcgtcgtacttgaaaatggaagcggctggcgaaagtgacgtactgtccccgttttctgttttgggtcctctggtagaggttaggataaggacactTTAACCGTTTTCTTGGCGGGAGATGGGGGTCGAGTTATCGCTAAACGATATGCATGTTTTGCTACTTGCAATTTTAAATCAAGGTCACAACTAAGTGTCAAGACAAAAACTATGTTCGCATTTTGTGAAGCTATAATTTTTTGTGGGCGCGGATTGAACGATTCAGAGGCGGCTGACGAGTTTAGCATGCCAGGGGGTCGAGTGTTGGAGAAGCTGCGCCATCTGCAGCAGTCAAGCAACCTCCATTAGGCTATGCTCTTTTCTTAGATTGTGTTACGTCGTGGTCATGTCCTTGGTTATCCATGTACGGCAATTAAGTGACTCGCATCTGCTTGAAGCATGatgagtcatgtgtgtgtgtaaacgcaGGTATGAATGTAATATATTTGGTTATGTtgtaaattataataatttaCAAAAGTCATGCATTTCATTAATTGTGGATACATATACCAAACGATTTCCAATTTTAAAATCTGTCGGTGGATAGGAATTAACAGGGACAAcacaggggggtagaaatagcctaagctactctatccctttgagaagtatttattgcttatctcaataaacatacttgaacttgaacagggACAATTGACGGTAATATCAGCTAGAAGATCAACTCTCCAGTTAAATAATAGTGTTTGCAACTATGCTTGTCCACAAGTTCCTCTTTATCAACAAAGTGTTTGAGATTTGGTCTGTATGACCTGCAACTTTAAGTTTTAAACATCCACTGAAGTACAAATTAAAGTGGCGAGTTACATTAAAGTGGCGAGTTACATAAAAATCTTCACATTATAAAGGTGATAAAAAAAATTTTTACTCATTACAGGAGAGTTTTAGCTTATTGTAAATCTTATGGTGTTGTGTATGAGATTTGTTTCTGGGCAcggtttccatctcgtaagtctgTGGACACGAGAGATTAAGATGGCGAAGGTGTGTGATTTGCGAGGAGACTGCTAAGCCCGTAAGGTGTTATTCTGCAAGGATTCGAGTCGTGATTATCATTCCTAGGTAGAAATTGCCAAGGCAGTGGTGAATAATTTGTATAGCAAACgtgatctctctctcttgttctaggTAGCGCGTTACCAGCTGTTTTGTGTACTTTTCGGCAAAAGTTCAGAGATTGTAACCTCAAGGGGCTGTAACCTCAAGGGGCTGTAACCTCAAGGGGCTGTAACCTCAAGGGGCTGTAACCTCAATAGGCTATAGCCTCAATACATTCAGCTATacgttcaaacaaacatttgctttCAAATGTTTGAGGTTATCATCCGAAAGTTCTTATCTTACTATGTGGTTATACATTGTCATTCTATTCTGACCGATTTCTTTGCTGGAATTTGTGGAAGAGTAAAAAGTAGCCTCGGCAAAAATAAGAACAATTGTGGAATAATTTTAAATTTGCCAGAGCACGGCGATACAACGCATAGGTCTTTTGTTAAGATGTGTTAAGAACTATTGGCCTATATACAAAAAGTTCATAAACGAAGAATGAAAATGGGTGTTGTTATAATGTGTCGAAAGTGTGGACTGCTTAAGCTTCGGTACTTCTATGGTAAGCCACACACAATTTACCTCCCTGGAAATATTAGTTTTTCTCATTATGTAAATACTCTTGTAAACAAGAAGCAAATATCATCGCTGCGAGTGTTTGCTGTTCCAGTCAAACATGGTAATATGTCTTCTGTCGGCGTGTGTCATTCTGTACGACAGCGACTGTTACTATAGGAACCTGTCTCGTCTATATATTTTAATGTGCCCTGGAAGTTACACCGTTTGAGTGCTGGGCGTCTGGTTACATCACTACTTCCAAACGTTGTCTAACTTTACACAGTTTAAACGTTCCTTATAAGTTCATGTTCCTTCTCTAGTCTCTGGAAGCTGACAGTGTGTTCAgtaaggtctgtgtgtgtgtgtggggggggggggatgaactaggcttcacaatcgacttgagaatggtccaggacggaccgaaacgtcgtcgtcctttcaccttctagtgtgtggtctggtcatcatactttagccacgttattgtgactcatcgcctgcaactagGCTTCTATCTGTTGACTTAATATCGTCTTAGATATTCTTGGCGTCATCAATGATAGGTTTGTCAAGGGGAATATTTGATTATTAGTAATTTATAAATTGATGCATCCATTGAACATGACTAAATTATTTTGATCGATAAAATATTACTGAGAAAGTTTGCCTTGGTTCTGTGTATTTTCTCATGCTAAACTGTTCCTTGATCAAACAACATTGACTCAACAACTTGCAAATCTTCTTTGTACGAAAGAGCTCGTCATCTGTTAGTAAAGTCCATCTTCGTATGACCTTCCATCCTTTGCAAGCCAAAATATTTGGCCAACTCCTCCACACTTACCCGTCTGGTGCGAGGCTTTGGAAGTGCCAAGTAATGATTGTGTACAAAAAGAATACACCAAAATTTTTATGACGTGAAAGGGTTCACCACAGTACGGAGTTATTATATATTCCTTGGTAAATTTGAACAAAAATCAGAGGGTGTGattataattatggtttaattcgGGTAAAGTTGTTATTTTGGCGTAACTGATAGCCTAATAATTGATTTGGTATCTGATATAGGATATATATAAACCACGATTAGCTTATAGGGAGCTTATAGACAAAAGAGCTTGAAGTGTGTTATAAACGACTTATATTTGAACCCTCTCGTAAGTGTGGAGCCTCTGATGAGATAGTTGTCAGAACGTCTTCCGAGATTGACTTAACCCTGAACGcaattttaaatatataataagaAAATCCAGAGAACGGCCATTGCATTAAACTACATATTCCAAAGACGAGGTTTAGGAGCTGACGCCTAACTATACTAACatattgtaacacacacacacgcacacgcacacgcacacgcacacgcacgcacgcacgcacgcacgcacgcagtaATGACTTGGTTGATGAAGCAGTCACCAGGGTATCCTAGCTTCAGGCCGTGTGAATACAAAAATATATTGAAAcgggtaacacacacacatatactatcGAAAGGAGCCGGGTTCGTTTCCTGGCCGAAGCAGAAGGAAATAGGCAGTTTATTTCACCTGATGCTTCTCTTCACCTAGTAATAAATAAGTACCAGGAAGTTACAGAgagagactgactgactgactaccGGGTTCTTCCTTCCCCTTAAAATAATcttcacccttcccccccccccccccccccccctacaccttcACTTTCTTCAAATCTGCACCTTtttctactcctcctcctcgccctctctctcactttcactctttcatctcttccccctctccttcccaccCCCACTtcatctcttccccctctccttcccaccCCCACTtcatctcttccccctctccttcccaccCCCACTtcatctcttccccctctccttcccaccCCCACTtcatctcttccccctctccttcccaccCCCACACTTTAGCTCTTCCCTCTCACTTCTCCGTtttttcttcctcttcctcccttgtcatgttcaTCTATAAACATGAGCAACGCAAGTGGCTTGGAGCAATAAACAGAAGGTAAACAATCTTGGAGATATGCAACAGAGCCAGGTCAACCCCGATGTGAGAAAGATACTATGGCCGACTTACGCACACTGGATCTTGCTCTAACttcttgttgttatagattcagctactctgaacaagttccaagtagcacgggctatggtgagcccggagctGAGCAAGTAGCacagactatggtgagcccgtagtgcggtGCTGTGTGTTGGTCTAACTCCTACGCAGCTTCTTCATAGGTCTGcagcgctccccccccccccctatcctccaccaccttgtccaaccacttggggtagacggtagagcgacggtctcgcttcatgcaggtcggcgttcaatccccgaccatccacaagtggctggggcaccattccttccttctctccccgtcccatccctaatccttatcctgaccccttccaagttccttccattcttcccccccccccttaccgtaTCTGCCTCTACAGTGATAAGACATGATAAAGAGGGAAAACAAATCCATGAAAAAATACATTTAAAGAGGTAGTTTGTTTATTTTTAAAGATGCTGATACCACTTATTCTGGGGTATAAAGCCAAATAATCTTAAGAGTAGATTATTGCCACTTATGTTCTTGCAAAGTTGAGCATTAGCTCCCTTACCCCGATTTTCCAGCCATGTACAATGACATGCATCCCGCTCCATGTATCGTACTTTCGAAATTACCTTTTGAGCTTTTCTCCGACTACTTTTAACCCATTCCACTTGATAGGAACACTTCGTGACATTCAGACGACTCATCCGCTTCCCAAAAGCAACAAATAACTGTGACGAAGTtaagagtttgtgtgtgtgtgtgtgtgtgtgtgtgtgtgtgtgtactcgcctagttgtgtttgcgggtgttgagctctggctctttggtcccgcctctcaaccgtcaatcaacaggtgtacaggttcctgagcctattgggctctctcatatctacacttgaaactgtgtatggagtcagcctccaccacatcacttcctaatgcattccatttgtcaaccactctgacactaaaaaagttctttctaatatctgtgtgtgtgtgtgtgtgtgtgtgtgtgtgtgtgtgtgtgtgtgtgtgtgtgtgtgtgtgtgtgtgtgtgtgtgtgtgtgtgtgtgttacaaggttttAGAGCAGATAGACGAATGGCTGTAGTTAATATGCTAAAGAGTTACGTAATGATAACAAAGAGCGCAAAATACTAAATGTGTCACTGCCATGGATACAGCACTCAATCCTCTTTCCACAAAATTCAAAAAAAAGTTCAGTAGCCgatgtaattaaaaaaaataaataaaaaatgcacTCTTCAGCAAATTATCAAAATAGCCCTaaccggttaggtgaggttagaggggggggggggttaaaattCAGTTGTTGAACTGTCTGTGTGTAACTATGTGACTGGTAATCCGTCCATTGTTTCCAGGTCAACACTGTTGCCAGTTGCAAGCAAAGGGGTCACTAACCTGAGCCTTTGGGGCCGTGTTGATGCTCTCTTGCCTGACGTGTAGTGTTGACTTGGTCGGGTCTTGgctctggcgtgtgtgtgtgtgtgtgtgtgtgtgtgtgtgtgtgtgtgtgtgtgtgtgtgtgtgtgtgtgtgtgtgtgtgtgtttgtttttgatgagtgtgtttggtctgttgGTTATATCTTGTTATATCACTGGTAACTACAATATTTTCTGTGGCTTgtgcaaagtgtgtgtgtgtgtgtgtatatatatatatatatatatatatatatatatatatatatatatatatatatatatatatatatatatataatataatataatataatataatataaaaaattacaCACACTCATATATGAGTGAGTTTCACGTTACTGGTGTCGTCACGCTATTTTTTGTATAACACGGAGCGAGCCTTGTTTGCATGGGAATGTAACCAAGCCTTTCGTGTAATTTACTGAAACTGAGTTACTGGCTTATAAAGGAGTTAATTTCTTGACTCGTACGTAACATTTTAGTGTATTCAAGGACTGCCGTCTAGGGTGGTGGCAATGCGTTCATCTTGTCACATAAAGGCCAACGTATAGCCTAGTCCTGCCAAGTTCATCgagataaaatacatctcaaaaaacAGCGAGTAGCTTAGGCTTTTTCTACCCTCAGTACAGCCTAGTTTTCTCTTATTTTGTCTTTATATGttccatttttatatatttttttttatttaattcgcGTTGGTTATGGAGTAATTgattgggaggggtggggggggggggttgttagtaatcaaatcaaatgtttattcaggttagTAATCTGAAtgtttcaaatgtttattcaggttagtacatacaaataagatgagttacaaacataatgttggatttctagaaagggctagtacatacaatgtctaaatcCACTAATTTCTTAGTAGTTTGTAATTCTTCGCCGCACCTATCCTCGTTCGTGGTGGGACAGGAAACTTGTAGTCGTGGGATGTATGTATAGAATCTCAGATTGAAGACAACTTTTCGAGAGCCTCttctgtaaattttttttttttttgagatatatacaagagttgttacattcttgtacagccactagtacgcgtagcgtttcgggcaggtccctggaatacgatccccgccgcgaagaatcgttttttcatccaagtacacattttactgttgcgttaaacagaggctacagttaaggaattgcgcccagtaaatcctccccggccaggatacgaacccatgacatagcgctcacggaacgccaggcgagtgtcttaccactacaccacggagactgtaaattgtAAATTGTAATCCTTGTTATAAGTGCGTTCGTAATGCTTCTTGTTAAGTTTGGGATCAATCCCTTAAAATGCCTCGCAAATAATCCAGTGGAAAGTAACGGGATTTATATGCACTTTAAACTAATATTATCTCCTCTGGCACCTGGGAAACATGGCTGATGttaaatttgttttgttttttccgtCCGACGCAGTTTGCATGTTTGCTCAATAAGTCAGGTAGTTGCGCATATGTGAACGAATGAGCATAATTATTAAACGATAAATCCCTGACAAGCAAATTGTTGAAAGTTATAAGTTTGACCTCAGTGGTGAGGTGATaagccgccagccagccagccagcctgccagaggCATGGGGCTCCACTCAGCATGCAAATGAACGCTGTTGGTGTGACTGGTGACCTTGCAGGGTggcgggggtgtggtggggtgccaCCATCACCTCAGCAGGAGGCGGTGAGgacaacaacaaaaaaatcaTCATACCTCTTTGTGTAGTGGTGACCACATTGCTGCAGTGAAGGGCCACTATCGTCCCTGCAGGGGGTatagtgagggtgttgggtgataCTGAAGGTGAGCCCACCAACACATGGTGAAGTGTGGGAGATAGTGATGGTGAGCCACACACATGTGAAGTGTGGGAGATAGTGATGGTCCAACAACTGACACCAGCTTGTGAATGACAAGCGGAATATGGGTGTCTGTGATGATGGAGACTCCCGAGGGTCATAGAGGAAGATGGCATGTgtcatcttgtggttatcttgagacgatttcggggattagcggcccggtcctcgaccaggccacctttttgttacccctaagaagcagcctgtagcagctgtctaactcccaggtacctatttactgctaggtgaacaggggcatcaaggtgagacTGATAATTTGTttgcgcctccaccggggatcgaacccggaacttaaggactacgaatcccgagcgctgtccactcggccgtcaGGCCCCTTGATGTCAACAATGATTGCATAAAACTATCTTTTGTCAATTTTATTTTTCCAATGTAAATGTTGATACAGACATCAACAGATGTTCTAGAGCACAGTGCTCTGCGTCCCCCGAGTGGCCAGagacggttgggcacgtttcctttcacctgatgcacctgttcagccggcagtatataggtaccccgGAGTTGGACAACTGGTTTGAGTTGCATCATTACGGTCACTAGTACTAGGCCTCGCAGGCTTCCTGTTCTTGACTACAAGAAACCAAGTCATTGTTAATTGTAGCttatcaacattgtcatatgtaataCTAACCAACGATAACCAGTCATATGTAATACTAACCAACGATAACCAGTCATATGTAATACTAACCAACGATAACTAGTCATATGTAATACTAACCAACGATAACCAGTCATATGTAATACTAACCAACGATAACCAGTCATATGTCATCTACCTGGGATAATGCTGACCGACTCTTGTGTAGACTTAGAAAGCTGATTTTTGTTCACCTGGTTCTGGCATTTGATACAACTTGAATGACGAACaatattaacccccccccccctccccagggcaAGATTGTGCTTTGTAAATAGAGGAAGATTGCTTTTAACCCAGTAAGGAatacttttttcttttttaagTTACGGCCAGCATTATTATAGGCGATAGTTAAGATGGGCGCGGTTATGGCGGGTCTCTTACGTAAGTAATGTGAGGGTCGAGGGGGGAGATACTGGAGGGAAGATGAGGTAAAGTTGATGGAGGGAATGGAGGGTGTTGGagaggagggatggagggggggggggtgagagagggggggtaggggtgaaTCCTGGCGCCACCACCCCTCACCGTCTGGCAGCTatccagcaccaggggggggcgCCGCGCCACCACCAAGGGGGGCGCCGCGCCACCACCTAGGGGGGCGCCgcgccaccacccccccccccaaacactgaACTGGGATATTTTCCATCCATGTTTCCCAAATTTTCCCTTTCATGTCATAGCCAAAAAATGTGAATATAGTGTTAAGTGACAAAGGGGGACACTTGTGTAGAGTGAGCGTGGTGGATGTATGGTCTTGTAGTGACATACATTAAAGAATCAGGCGGGTTAGGCCGGTATGACCATAGCCAATACTAAGCATTACATTGGATGCGCTTTCCAGGGTTTtattgaaaaaataaataaatgagcgaCCGAAAGACTTAAGAGGATTAATCTAGTAATCCGATCTGGATTACTCTTGCGGCACTGTGAGTGACCAAGATGTTACGACCTCCTTGAtagacatggtgtgtgtgtgtgtgtgtgtgtggagccttgAAGTGATGGCTATGGCGTGCACTGTCCACACCGTGTGCTGGCACTAGTGGTGCCACCCTCTCTGCCACCCACTGACAACACCGGCAGGTTTGCCATTCGTCCAGGTTGTTGGTGGCAGCATGTGGCGACGCGGCCCAATTGTGgatgcaccaccacctccaccagtagtAGTGACACGTAACCTCGAACACGTGTGTGACGAGGCACGTGCGAGGCAGGTGACGTCCGCCACGTGACCCCAGCACCCGCCCACCAGCGTCATGACCCTCATCGTGCCGCGGGGCAAGgacgccctctccaccaccaccaccaccaatgatgGCGCCGATAGCGGCTGCCTGGCAGGGTCTCCTGGCGATGCCAAGGAAGACGGGCGTCACCTGAGCGAGGGATACCTTGCCACGCAGCTCAAACGCCTCTCCCTCCCGGATATCGTTGCTTGCAAAAGCGTTGGAGGCAGCGATACCCAAACGTCAGCCCGCGTCCGCACCGTTAGTTTACATAAACCAAATATGAAACAAGAGAGCGGTCTTTGTGGGAGCGAATCTGAGCATAACGGAAGTAGCGAGTGCGATAGGGATCGGACAGTGAATATCAGTAGTCCTGAGTCAGTGTTACTGTGTGAAGGAACCATAAGTGAGTGTAGAGTGAGCGTGGACTCTATTACAAATTGTGTTGATGAATGTGAGAGGGATGAGGGGCTGGAGGGACCTGCTATCATCACTATCCCTCAGGTTCTTCAAGCAACCCAAATAAACATTGAGTGTCATCAGCCTCATGTGCCAAGCGAACGCATTCCTCAGGCAGACCAAACAAACAGCCTGACGGTGCAGGAGGCAGTTTGCTTTggaggaggcagcagcagcagcagttcgACGAGTCCTGACGTCACCGAAACATTAGACCAAACCCATCCTCCGGTCTCGGGAAAGTGGAGTGAAAACGGAGCCGTAGATGGAGGTTGTGTTGGACTTTTGGGACCCTCGGGTAATGGTGGCGAGGAGAAGAGTGATGACAACAATGGGGCAAGTTCAAAAGTTAACGATGACTTGGGTAATAACTTAAGCGGCGAGCATAACTTGAGTGGCACACGAGACCCGACCCGAGGAAGGGAAAGTGGCACAGGTAGTAGTGGTGAAGGTCGTAGTGACACACACCATGTGAAAAACAATGTAATAATAGGAACTGGCCTGAGTGATAAATTTATTCCGAGTGAAAGTGACTCCGGAGGCCCAGAAACACTTCATCAGGCAGGGCACGATGGGCCGCTGAAGGATAACAAGGAAGAGGATGATTTTAGCGCAACGAAGCAGAAAATAAATATTCTTCGGCAAAATTTTCTTTCGTCTCTGTCTACGGATGATGATGATGGTTGTGATTCCCCTGACTTTGTGGTTTTGCCTCACCATGTAGATACCAATTTTCAGATAGTTGAAGAGTCAGCCCAAGGAGGAAGAAGCACAAGTGAGGAGGGAGTCGTTGAGGCACTAGAGATCCCAGGCTGCGAGGGCGGTAATGGGGGTGATTTGCAGGAGGAAGTAGTGAACAAGAAGGCGGAGGTGTCAAGTGCCGAGGTTGAAGTGCCTGTTGGTGTCACTGTTATATCAACAGTGGCGGCGACCCCCACACATAACGAACCTCACCGCTTCTCTACATCTGTTCTGGAAACCCCAAACCATGACGCTACCCTTCAAGACGACAGTCCCGTCGAGACCGTGGGAAAGGTGGGTGTAGAATCTCGTCTTGTGTCGAGAGACAATTCCATGACAAGTTCTGTGGAAGACGAGACTCCGAGGAGTGGTCAGGTCGCTATACAAGACGCTCAAGTTTCTGCCGGTGTGGCGATGGATCTCGCCAGTGGAAACTTAAGGCTTGGCTATGATCTTTCAGCCGAAGACCAGCTGGAAGATAGTAGCATAGTCAATTATAGTCCTTTGGCCCTGCATCATACCCCCCCTATTGCCCATCTGCCGCCCACACCACCCTGCTCgccacccactctctcctcctccccactTGCCTCCATTCCACTTGGGCAAGCGGAATATACTATACAATCCACATACTTAAAAGGCCAATCCACAAATTGCGTTAATCTGCTGATGCACCAGTCCAGAAAGCACAGACGACTGCACAGACTGCGGACACCTGATGCGACAGTGGGCTCGCCCCTCAGGAACATCCAGCAGGAAGTAGAGAGGCAGACGGGGAGTGACTGCGAGACCCACCCACCCGCGCAACCGCCCCAGCAACATGGAAACCCACACGTGCAGCTCCTCGCCGCCAACGCTCATTGCGGAACGACGAACCAGTTGTGTCACCCGTCTCCGCAGTCACTGGAGGGAGGCGCCGGGGACCACCAGGAGCCCGGGGGCACAGAGGAAGACGCTCAACGACACCACCCTGGCCAGACTAGTGAGTGCGACAGCCGCCGCTTAGACGGCTCAGAAGAGCCGTCTTGCCACGCCGACGTGCCTAGAGGGCCAACCAAATACAATACACTAGAGGGAAAATGTGTTGGTGAAAGTGAACGTGCTAGTAAAAACGTCATTGTATTAGAACCCGCAGTGACCAGAGCGGAGCAAACTACCAAATATTTAATAGATTTACGTACTGGCGATGGTGGATGCGATGGAGAAAACCAAAGAAAAGGTCCGAGTGCTACCTCGCCCTTAAACAACTCTTTGTCAAAAGGAGGAGCGACGCCAGCAACGAACGAGTCTAATTGTGATATTAGAGTGTGCGAGTCTAGGCTCGCGACCGCAGGCGGTGCTAGTGACACTGACAATGTTTTTGAAAGTGAATCGTGTTGTAGTGACGGTTCGTGTCGAGACCATATCAATTTTGAGCACGAAGAAAACGTTTATAATAATGAGTATGATATAGAACAGAAAAACAGGTTACGAGAAGCGTGTAAGGACATAGCACGTGCCCTGAACGCCCTTCCCTGCCCGATTCCTCAGGATGACATGGTGGGACTCCGAGCGACGATCCTGTCACCCACTCCTAGGCTACAATACCGGGACCAGGAGGTGGAGGCTCACCTCTCTGACTCGGAGGAGCAGCCGGAGGTGGAGAGGCTGCAGGTGCGCGTGAGGAGTACAGGCACCAGCACGGCTTCAGATGATGAACGAAGGAGCAGTCTCTATGATAACTGCGGCATGAACGACAACTCGTGCGAGTGTGGCCACTGTCACGTCAGTGTCGCGGAAGAGCGCACCAAACAGTCTGACATGCCTCCCGTCATCATGGACAAGTTTACGGGCACTAAACGCCCCGAGAAGAAGCGGTACAGCTGTGGCAGTGAACACGACACCAGTGATTACGACCAGGAGGACGAAGGCTTCAGAACAGACGCAGGGGAAGGTTGTCGTACTGACGAGTTCGATCCGGTAACGACATCCGACGACAACGATTATGACGACGATTACTGTCAGACAGATGATTGTGGTGAAGAGTGTGATTACTGCAGTGGCGACGACGCCGAAGACGAAGGGGAAGACACTTGTTATTTCTGCAAGCACAACCAGAGTCTCAGTCCTGTGTGCAAGCATCCCGGGGTCATAACAAATGGTATTCTCAAGTCGTTCAGCGCCCGACGATCTCAGGAAAAGGAGGCAGTACGACTACCTCGTCAGAGGTCGCTGGCCCTTCAAGCGGCCATACAGCGTCGCAGACTCACTCGTCAAGGACTAGTGGCTATTAGGGAATCTAGCATCACGAGCGACGAACTTCCGGAGTCAGAGGAGGAACGCTCCAACGACGGCAGC includes:
- the LOC123759043 gene encoding uncharacterized protein isoform X1, encoding MTLIVPRGKDALSTTTTTNDGADSGCLAGSPGDAKEDGRHLSEGYLATQLKRLSLPDIVACKSVGGSDTQTSARVRTVSLHKPNMKQESGLCGSESEHNGSSECDRDRTVNISSPESVLLCEGTISECRVSVDSITNCVDECERDEGLEGPAIITIPQVLQATQINIECHQPHVPSERIPQADQTNSLTVQEAVCFGGGSSSSSSTSPDVTETLDQTHPPVSGKWSENGAVDGGCVGLLGPSGNGGEEKSDDNNGASSKVNDDLGNNLSGEHNLSGTRDPTRGRESGTGSSGEGRSDTHHVKNNVIIGTGLSDKFIPSESDSGGPETLHQAGHDGPLKDNKEEDDFSATKQKINILRQNFLSSLSTDDDDGCDSPDFVVLPHHVDTNFQIVEESAQGGRSTSEEGVVEALEIPGCEGGNGGDLQEEVVNKKAEVSSAEVEVPVGVTVISTVAATPTHNEPHRFSTSVLETPNHDATLQDDSPVETVGKVGVESRLVSRDNSMTSSVEDETPRSGQVAIQDAQVSAGVAMDLASGNLRLGYDLSAEDQLEDSSIVNYSPLALHHTPPIAHLPPTPPCSPPTLSSSPLASIPLGQAEYTIQSTYLKGQSTNCVNLLMHQSRKHRRLHRLRTPDATVGSPLRNIQQEVERQTGSDCETHPPAQPPQQHGNPHVQLLAANAHCGTTNQLCHPSPQSLEGGAGDHQEPGGTEEDAQRHHPGQTSECDSRRLDGSEEPSCHADVPRGPTKYNTLEGKCVGESERASKNVIVLEPAVTRAEQTTKYLIDLRTGDGGCDGENQRKGPSATSPLNNSLSKGGATPATNESNCDIRVCESRLATAGGASDTDNVFESESCCSDGSCRDHINFEHEENVYNNEYDIEQKNRLREACKDIARALNALPCPIPQDDMVGLRATILSPTPRLQYRDQEVEAHLSDSEEQPEVERLQVRVRSTGTSTASDDERRSSLYDNCGMNDNSCECGHCHVSVAEERTKQSDMPPVIMDKFTGTKRPEKKRYSCGSEHDTSDYDQEDEGFRTDAGEGCRTDEFDPVTTSDDNDYDDDYCQTDDCGEECDYCSGDDAEDEGEDTCYFCKHNQSLSPVCKHPGVITNGILKSFSARRSQEKEAVRLPRQRSLALQAAIQRRRLTRQGLVAIRESSITSDELPESEEERSNDGSNCDISSSWKFGLCRDIAASRDSTLRSVRSVRSSSSLPVVKERQRNKEKSNSLPGANSRSLASDLSVRQTSAAATPQRQISTSEDESGSHGSLPRLPPRPPRAPRMRPPLTPSPPAGAPASPSSPRPAMGVLGLQQQRSPGTPRALHISGLPVAPRTVAPRSPSNPNPPYGFPGAGTALLCPGSPGLSGRTTPSPGAADGPPPASPRINSRAGALVTRNFSISDDEGGGRWTGGRRHVTITRHESVYREVAEKGYHLPPGSPVDPYWLTWKLGVLQKTVEEVSGRLQEAEKTAESWGPVSQDPNLADQHAHNVRKFREGLADLQRGVDDVNDQAARFSAHNVPLTPANSARLHDLNNRWKTLETTVNDRWRQVAGRSREVTPLTPAQLASSVSPPWERATTSNKVPYYINHDQESTHWDHPIMMDLLDSLTEFNHIKFSAYRTATKLRMLQKKLALDRAKMQMATDIFDEHGLRGQNDRLIDVGDMVVVLSALYANISADHPDVNTTLAMDLCLNWLLNVYDSQRTGQMRVLSFKIGLVCLCRGHLEEKYRYMFRLIADPNRLVDQRKLGLLLHDCVQVPRQLGEVAAFGGSNIEPSVRSCFTKAGKDRETIEAVHFLTWVQQEPQSLVWLAVLHRVAASESIQHQVKCNICKAYPIVGLRYRCLKCLSFDMCQRCFFDGRSGKSHKITHPMHEYCTATTAGEDVKDFTKALKNKFKSKRSLQKHTKKGYLPVQTVLEGDPLESPSPSPQHNVTSQDMHSRLELYASRLAEVELRTNSNSTPDSEDEHGLIAQYCQSLSSSDAPLPVPRSPLQIMAAVDAEQKDELEQMIRALEEENSVLQAEYDRLKSQQPVGSPPDDGLGGQRSEADMLAEAKLLRQHKGRLEARMGILEEHNRQLEAQLHRLRQLLGEPGGMSSPNKSGTLQTKSVTASQLAMDSPAKINGHSTQAGASSAYDGLDQMSEYVRPPPPPMGNVAHVGNLFSRAGDLGKAVGTLVATMTQEGESDLPSDEDDSDASDAVESKAV